In Streptomyces paludis, the genomic stretch GACGGCGTGTGTCGCGCCGGGGGACGGGCGCGCGGCATCGAGGAACGCGTCCACCGACACACCCCCGAACCGCACCCCGAACTTCGACCAGCCCGTCACACAGTGGATGTCCCCCCGGTACACGGACGACGGCAGCGCGTGCGCCTCGTCCCAGGTCCAGGTGCGCGCCTCGGCGACCAGCCCGCCGACGGTCAGCGTCCAGTCCTCCGGGGCCAGTTGGGGGGTGACCTCGGCGGACAGCACGGGCCAGTCGTCGCCCGCGTCGTACTGACCGGGCGGCAGCCCCGCGTTGGGGACACGCGCGCGTCCGGTGAAGCCTCTGGTCACACCCGTACGGCTCACACTCGCACGGTTCACACTTGGCCGGCTCACACTCGTACGGTCCACACTCATACGGACGGCACCTCCGGAGCGGTGGCGAGTGCCTCCAGACCGGCCAGGACCTCCGCCTCGTCCCACGGCCCGAGCACCCGGTCGCGCAGCAGGACCCGCCCGTCGACGACCGTGTCCCGTACGTCGGAGGAGTGCGCGGCGTACGCGAGTGTGGACCACGGATCGTGCAGCGGGCGCAGATGGGGCGCCGCCAGGTCCAGCACGACCAGGTCGGCGCGCTTTCCGGCCTCCAGCGAGCCCAGCTCGTCGCCCAGACCCAGCGCGCGGGCACCCTCGATCGTGGCCATCCGCACCGCCTGCTCCGCGCCGACCGCGGTCGGGTCCCCGGCCGCCTTGTGAATGAGCGCGGCCTGCCGTACGGCGCCCAGCACATCCAGTGTGTTGGAGCTGACCGCGCCGTCCGTCCCGAGCCCGACGGTGACGCCCGCGTCCAGCAGCCGGGGCACCGGGGCGATCCCGCAGCCCAGTTTCAGATTGGACACCGGGCAGTGGGCGACCGAGGTGCCCGTCCGGGCCAGCGCGGCGATCTCGGCGTCCGTCAGCTCCACCGTGTGCGCCAGCAGCAGATCAGGACCGAGCAGCCCCAGCGCGTTGAGCAGCTCCACCGGGCGCTTGCCGTAACGCTCCTCGACGGTGGCGACCTCGCTCGCGTTCTCCGCCGCGTGGATATGCAGCAGCGCGCCGAACTCCCGTGCCAGCGCCGCGATATCGGTCAGCTGGCCGGGCGAGAGCGTATAGGCGGAGTGGGCGAAGAGCACCGGCCGGACGCCCGGCAGGACCGGGCGGCCGGCGAGATCCCGGCGCGCCCACTCCAGCCGGTCCGCGTAGGCGATGCCGTCGGCCGGGCCGGGCACGTCCATGAAGGTCGGTCCGGTGAGCAGCCGCCAGCCCGCCTCGCGCGCGACCCGCTCGGCCGCCTCGTGGAACCAGTACATGTCGAGCGCCGTGGTCACCCCGGCCCGGACGCTCTCCGCGACGGCCGCCCGGACGGCCGCGGCGACGTTGTCCTCCGACAGCAGCCGGCTCTCCCAGCGGATCACCCGCTCCAGGAAGCCCTGGAGCGTCACATCGTCCGCCCGTCCGCGCAGCAGTGTCATCGCCAGATGCGTATGGGTGTTGACCAGGCCGGGCAGGACGAGGCAACCGCGCGCGTCGATCTCCTCGGCCGCCGTGTACCGGGCGCGCAGGTCCGTCGCCGGCCCGACGGCGAGGATCTCGCCGTCGCGGACGGCCACCGCGCCGTCCGGTACGACCGTGCCGGCCGCGTCGACGGTGAGGACGGTGCCGCCGTGCACCAGCAGATCGACACCGCTCACATCGACGCCGCTCACATCGACACCGCTCACATCGACATCGCTCGTATCGGCACCGCTCATCGGGCGTCCTCCGACGCCAGCAGCCGCAGCGCCTCCAGCGCGACCACACTGCCGCGCTCCACCCCGGCCGCGACCGCGTCGCGGTGCGGGTTGTAGCCCCCGGTGGCCTCCTCGTCGACGAGTTCGTCGGCGTTGGCACCGTCGATCACGAGCACCCCGCCCGTGGTGAGCCCCCGCAGACCGCCCGCGACGAACAGCGCGGACAGCTCCATCTCGATCGCCGCGAGCCCCGCTCCCTCGTACGAGGTCAGCGGGATCAGCCCCGGCTGGAAGACGGCCCGCGTCCACACGACACCCCGGTGGTGCGGCGCGCCCTGCTCACGGGCGGCGCGCTGGAGCGCGAGCACCGCCTCGGGGGTGGCCACCGCCGGGTACTCCGGCGGCAGGATCTGCTGGGTGACCCCGTCGTCCCGGACCGCCGCCTCCGCGATGACCAGGTCGCCGTCACCGATCCCGGGCCGCATCGCGCCCGCCGTACCGAACCGCAGGATCGTTCGTACCCCCGCGTCCGCCAGCTCCTGGAAGAGCAGGATCGCGCCCGGGCCACCGACCCCGTGCGAGGCCACCGTGACCGGCAGCCCCCGCCAACTCCCGGTGAACGTACGGTACTCACGGTGGTACGAGACCTCCCGCGCGTCGTCGAGCAGCGCGGCGACCGCCGCCGCGCGCGCCGGGTCGCCCACGACGACCGCGTACGGCGGCAGCCCGGCACGGGGTATACGGGTGATGGGCAGCGGGTCGTGGGTCATGAGGTGACTCCCGTCGGACGGCTCGTACGGCTGTCGCGGCGGCGCCGCTGTGCCGTGCTGAGGAAGAGAGCGCCGAGTGTGACGACGTACGGCGCGGCGTCGGTCGCCTGCTGGGGCAGACCGAGGCCCTGAAGGCGGAAGCCCGCGGCCTCGGCGAGACCGAAGAGCAGCGCCGCGAGCAGCACGCCGATGGGCAGCGCGCGGCCCAGCATGACCGCGACGACGGCGATCCAGCCGCGCCCCGCGGTCATGTTCTCGGAGAACAGCGTCACGTTCCCCAGGGCCAGTTGCGCCCCGGCGAGCCCGCACAGCACACCGGAGACCAGCACCGCCGCGTACTTGTACCGCGTCGGGCTCACCCCGAGGGTGGCCGCCGCGTCGGGTGCCTCACCGACCCCGCGCAGCCGCAGTCCCCACACGTGCCGCGACAGCATCAGCGCCGCCACCCCGACCGACGCCCAGGCCAGATACGCGAGCGGGGAGAAGCCCCCGACCAGCGGGAGCCCGGCGAGCGACGGATCGCCGAAGGTGCCCTGCACCCCGAAGACCGTCCGCAGCAGGAAGCTCGTCAGACCCACGGCCAGCAGGTTCATCGCGATGCCCAGCACCACCGCGTCACCGCGCAGGGTGACCGCGCCGACGGCGAGGATCAGCGAGTACGCGGCGGCGGCCAGCGCGGCGGCCAGCACCCCGAGCCAGGGACTGCCGGTGAACCAGCTCGTCGCCACGGCCGTGAAGCAGCCCATCAGCATCATGCCTTCGAGGCCGATGTTGAAGACGCCCGCGCGCTCGCACACGGCGCCGCCGAGCGCGGCGAGCAGGATCGGCGTCAGCGCGCGCAGCGCCGACATGAGGAAATCGGAGTCGAAGAACATCAGACGGACTCCCCCTGGGGAACGGGTTCCTGGGCGGCGGGTTTCTCCGCCGCCCCGCCGCGCCGGCGCGGGAAGCGCAGCCGGGCCGCCAGGAACACGATGACGATGGCCTGGAGCACCTGCGTCAGCTCGCGCGGCACCTCGGTGGTGCGCTCCATGGCGAGCCCGCCCACCTGGAGGACGGCGAAGAAGAACGCGGCCAGCACCGTGCCCAGCGGGGCCGCCGCCGCGAGCAGCGCCGCCGTCAGCCCCGTCCACGTATAGCCGGGCGCGGTGAGCGCGCCGTCGAGGAAGCGGTACGGGAAGCTCAGCACGCCGATCGCGCCGACCAGCCCGGCGATCCCGCCCGAGGTCGCCATCAGCCGGAGCGTGAGCCCCTTGCGCTCCACCCCCGCGTACGCCGCGAAGCGGGAGTTGAGGCCGGTCATCCGGATCTCGTACCCGGCCACCGTGCGCCGGTCGACGAACCAGTACACGACCGCGGCCAGTACCACGAGCAGCAGCCCGAGCGTCACGGTCGACGAGCCGAACACGGGAAGGGCCACGCCCTCGGGGAGCCGGCGCGTCTGCGGCAGACTGGAGCCGGGCTCCTTGAGGGGATAGCGCGCCAGATACGAGGCGAACGCCGTGGCCGGATAGCTCAGCAGCAGACTGCTCACCAGCAGCGGCACCCCGAAGCGGTTCTCGCAGAGCGCGGCCACCGCCGCGTAGGCCGCGCCCGCCGCGATCCCGGCGGCCAGGGCGAGCACGACGGCCAGCGGCGCCGGCAGCGGTACGTACAGACCGGTGACGGCCGCGGCGATACCGCCGAGCACCATCTGACCGTCCCCGCCCAGGTTGATGAGTCCGGCCCGCAGCGGAATCGCCAGGGCCAGCGCCATCCCGAGCACACTGGTGCCGGTGGTGAGCGTGGCGCCGATCCCGTCGGCCCCGAGCGCGCCGGTGACGACGGCCCCGTAGGCGGCGAACGGATCGGCCCCCGTCCCCACCAGGAACAGCGCCCCGATGACGAGCCCGGCGAGGATGGAGAAGGTGACGGGGGAGCGCAGTGCCCCCGTTATTCGGGCCATGTCGGTCCTACGGGCCATGTCAGTCTCGTTCCGGCGCGGTGGCGTTGAGCGGGGCGGGCGCTGTTGTGGACGCGGGCACAGCGGGGGACGTCGTCCCGCCCGCCATCGCGAGCCCCAGCGTCGCCTCGTCCGCCTCCGCCTTGCCGTACGAGGCGGTCACCCGGCCCTCGTACATCACCAGGACCCGGTCGGCGAGGCCGCGGATCTCGCTGAGTTCGGCGGAGACGAGGAGCACGGCGTGGCCCGCGTCGCGATAGGCGATCAGCTCGTCGTGGATGGCCTGGATCGCCCCGATGTCGACCCCGCGCGTGGGCTGCTCGACCAGCAGCAGCGGTGCCTCGTGGGTGAGTTCGCGGCCGATCAGCAGCTTCTGGAGGTTGCCTCCCGACAGTGCCGAGGCGGGCACGTCGGGCGTGGCCGCCTTGATGCCGAACCGCTCGACGAGGCGCTGTGCGTGGGCGCGTACGGCGGCGGGCGGCAGCAGCCCGCGACGGGAGGAGAGCGAGGCGCGGTGGTGGCCCATGGCCAGGTTCTCCGCGATGGTCGCGGCGGGCGCGGTGCCGACCGCGTGGCGGTCCTCCGGTACGTAGGCGAGGCCCCGCGCGCGCCGCTCGGTGGCCGAGGCGTGGGTGATGTCCGTCCCCTTGAGGCCGATCCGCCCCGCGGTGACCGGCCGCAGCCCGGCGAGCGCCTCCACCAGCTCGCTCTGGCCGTTGCCCGCCACGCCCGCGACCCCGACGATCTCGCCCGCGCGGACGGTCAGCCCGACCCCGTGCACCCCCGTGGTGCTCAGCCCCTCGACATCGAGGACGGCCTCCCCGGGCGTCCCCGCCGGGTGGACCCGGTCGAGATCGACCGCGCGGCCGGTCATCGCCGCCGCGATCGCGTCGGCGCTGGTGTCGGCCGTACGCAGCCGCGCGACCACCCGCCCGTCCCGCAGCACCGTGACGTTGTCGCTGCCTTCGAGCACCTCGCGCAGCTTGTGCGTGACGAGGATCACCGTACGGTCCTGCCCGGTCAGCGTCGTCAGGACCGCGAACAGGGCGTCGGCCTCGGCCGGGGTCAGCACCGCCGTGGGCTCGTCGAGGATCAGCGTCCGGGCGCCCCGGTGCAGCAGCTTCAGGATCTCCACGCGCTGCCGCAGCCCGACCGGCAGCGCGCCGACCCGGGCGTCCGGATCGACGGAGACCCCGTACTCCTCGGCGAGTTCACGCACCCGGCGCCGGGCCGCCGCGCGGTCCACCAGGCCGAAGCGGCGCGGCTCGGCCCGGTAGACGACGTTCTCGGTGACCGTCAGCGAGTCGAACAGCTTGAAGTTCTGGTGCACCATGCCGAGCCCGGCGGCCATCGCCGCGCTCGGGCTCGCGAAGGACACCTCGCGCCCGTCGACATGGATCGAGCCGGCGTCCGGCCGCTCCATCCCGTACAGCACGGACATCAGCGTGGACTTCCCGGCGCCGTTCTCGCCCATCAGCGCGTGGATCTCACCGCGCCGTACGGTCAGATCGACACGGTCGTTGGCGAGCGTGCCGGGGAAGCGCTTGGTGATGCCCCGCAGCTCCACGGCCACGGCGGAGGCCGGGGCCGTGGCACCGGCCTCCGCCGTGGCGGCAGCGTTACTTGGCGGCCGGGTCATCGACCGTCAGCTCTCCGGCCACGATCCGGTCGCGCAGCGCCTCGACCTTCTTCAGCACGTCCTTGTGGTCGGCGATCACGCACTGGGAGGAGTCCACCCCGTCCTCCAGACCCGTGAGGCTGATGCCGCCCTCCTTCAGACCGTACGAGACCGTCTGGCCCGCCTTGCCGTTCAGGACCTGCTCGATGCCCTCGGCGACGGCGACATCGGTCTTCTTGATCACGTTGTCGACGACGGTGCCGGGGGCCGACGGGCACTGGTTGACATCCACGCCGTACGCGAAGGCGCCCTTGGCCTTGGCCGCCTCGAAGACGCCGTAGTTGCCGGCCGCGGCGGCCGCCATGATCTGGTCGGTGCCCTTGGCGAGCAGCGAGTTCGCCTGCTCCTTGGCGCGCGCCGAGTCGTCGAACGGGGACTGGCCGCCGACGAAGCGGGTGCTCGCGGAGGTCTTGGGGGCGACTTCCTTGGCGCCGGCCGCGAACGGGTCGCTGTAGCGCCGGAACTGCGGGGTGTCGAGCACGTCGACCGCGCCGACCTTGCCGCTCTTGCTGAGCAGCCCGGCCTCGGCGCCCGCCAGATAGACGCCCTCGTGCTCACGGAAGACGGCGCAGCTGACGTTCTTGAACGTCTTCGCCGTGCACGCGTCGATCATCAGGAACTGCTGCTTCGGGTGCGCCTCGGCCTGCTGGGCGACGAGGTCGGCGAACTCGAAGCCGACCAGCACGATCACGTCCGGCGCGGCGTCGACCGCGGCCTGCACGTTCTGCTGCTGGGAGGCGGTGTCGGAGGACTGGTAGACCTTCTGCGTCCCGCTGTGCGCCTTGGCCGCGGTCTTCACACCCTCGATCGCGAGCTTGAGGAACTCGTTCTGGCCCACCGGGTCCGGTGTCACCAGGGTGAAGGACTTCGCGTCCTTGGCGGCGGTGCCGCTCCCGGCGTCGGAGGTGTCGGTGTTCTTCGCCGCCGCGTTGCAGCCGGTGACGAGGAGCAGGGTGCCGGCCGCCGCGGCGGCGAACTGGAGTGAACGGGTTCTACGGGACATGGGGCGGCCTTCCGGGGCGGTACGGCGGGGGAGTGGGGACACGGGGGGTGCGGGGGTGCGGCTCGTGCGGGAGCCGCGAAGCTTCATGGAGATGCGTGGCCGAGAGGTGCGTGGCGGGCCACGGACCGGGGGCGGCGGAGCTGCCGAGCGGGATCAGCGACACGCGGGACAGCGGCGACAGCCGTCACTGGCGCATCGGCCGTGGTCGAGGAAGCGGCGCTTGGTCAGCGGCAACACGTCCTCCTTCGCTCGGGATGTCACTCGGACGACACCAGGACGCCACTCGGACGTCGCTCGGGCCCGCTCAACCGCGGGTGCTGGACTTTAACACCGGTTTCCGGACACCCGTGCGACCGTCTCGAAGTGTGGTTCCCCGAGGTCATGTACGGTGTCGCGCACCTTCGGAACATTCAGGAGCCCCCGCCATGACCCAGGAACTGCGCGCCGTCGAGTGGACCGGAAACGCCCTCTCGCTGATCGACCAGACCGTCCTTCCGCACGCCACCGAGATCCGCCGGATCGACGGTGTGGACGCGCTGGTGGACGCGGTCCAGCGGCTCGTGGTGCGGGGTGCCCCGGCGATCGGCGCGGCGGGCGCGTACGGGGTGGCGCTCGCGATGATCGAGGGGGAGCGCGAGGGCCGGTCGCGCGACGAGGTGCTGGCGGCCGTCGCGCGGGTCCGCGCGGCACGGCCCACCGCGGTCAATCTCATGGTCTGTGTCGACCGTGTCATGACCCGCTTCGACGAGGGCCTCGACGCGGTGCTGGCCGAGGCCGCGGCCGTACAGCGCGAGGACATCGGGGCGAACCGCGCGATGGGCGCGTACGGCGCGGACTGGCTCGTCGAACGGACCGGGGTGGACCGGCCGCTGCGGATCCTGACCCACTGCAACACCGGCGCGCTGGCCACGGCGGGGTGGGGCACCGCGCTCGGTGTCATCCGCGAGCTGCACGCCCGGGGCCTGCTGGAGGCCGTGTACGTGGACGAGACCCGGCCCCTGTTGCAGGGGTCACGGCTGACGGCCTGGGAACTCGCCCAGGAGGGCATCACCCACTACGTCCAGGCCGACGGCGCCGCCGCCGGCACGATCCTGAGCGGCCGGGTGGACGCGGCGATCGTCGGAGCCGACCGGATCGCCGCCAACGGGGATGTCGCGAACAAGGTCGGCACCGTGGGCGTCGCGCTGGCCTGCGCCGACGCGGGGATCCCGTTCCTGGTGGCCGCGCCCACGACGACGGTGGACCTGTCCACGGCGTCCGGGGCCGATATCCACATCGAGCTGCGCGGTGAGGACGAGGTGCTGGAGTGGGCGGGGGTACGGACGGCTCCGCCCGGCTCCCGCGGCCACAATCCGGCGTTCGACGTGACGCCGGCGCGGCTGGTGACGGGGCTGGTCACGGAGCGCGGTGTGCTGGAGGTGTCGGCGGGCGAGGTCCCGGCGGACGAGGTCTCCGCGTAACACACGGCCGGGGCCGGGGCAGCCCCGGCCCCGGCCGTGTGTTACGCGACCTCTGCCTCGCTCAGCGCTCCGTCAGCTCCAACTCCAGCAGCCATTCGACGACTTCGGTGTGGTGCCGGGCCTGGCGCGGAGTGTCGCCCCAGACGTACAGGCCGTGGCCCGCCACGACCACCGCGGGCATCCGCGGGTCCCGGGCCGCCTCCAGCCGGTCGCCGAGGACGCCCATGTCCTGGCTGTTGACGATGACCGGCAGGGTCACCTCCACATCGTGGGCGGGCTGCCCGACCCCCTTCAGCATCTCCAGGTCCCTCAGGACGATGCCCCCGGGCGAACGGCGTCCCATCGCCACCGACGCCACGGTGTGCACGTGGACGACCGCCCCCGCCCCCGTGAGCGCGGCGACCCGCGCGTGCAGCGCGGCCTCGGCCGACGGCCGGCCCCCGGCCACCGCCGCCCCCTCGGCGTCCACCAGCACCACGTCCGAGGGCGTCAGCTCGCCCTTGTCGTGGCCGCTCGCCGTGACCGCGAGCCGCAGCGGATCGCGGGACACCACGACGGACAGATTGCCGGACGTCCCCCGCATCCAGCCGAACGACGCGAAACGCGCGGACTCGGCGGCCAGTACGGCCCCGGCCTCTTCGATGTCGGGTGCGGAGGTGGTCACGGGTTGCTCCTTGCGCTGATGGTGATCTCGTCGAACGTCCCCGCCTCGGGGTGGCCGCCGAGGTCCTGCTCGTAGTACGGCTCGCCCGGCCGCCGGATCCGGACCGCGTGCCAGCCCGCGGCCCGGGCCGCGTCCAGCTCGCCCGGCCGGTCGGAGAGGAACAGCAGCCGCTCCGGTACGCCGCCGGTCGCCGCCGCGATACGGCGGTACGACTCCGGCTCCTGCTTGGGGCCCGCGTTCTCCGTGTCGTACAGCCCGGACACGAGCGGCAGCAGGTCGCCCTCCGGGCTGCTCGTGAACCACGCCCGCTGCGCGGCCACGGACCCGGACGAGTACACATGCAGGTGTACGCCGTCGGCGTGCCAGCGCCGCAGCACGGGCACCACGTCGTCGTAGAAGTGCGAGACCAGCTCGCCCCGGGCGAACCCCTCGGACCAGACGATCCCCTGGAGGGTCTTGAGCGGCGTGGCCTTGCGGTCCTCGTCGAGCCACTGGCCGAGCGCCTTCTCCACCCGTACGGCGTCCGCGTCCGGCTCGCCGAGCAGCTCCCGCACGCCCGCGACCGCGCGGGCCACCTCCGGGTCGTCCGCCCGCTCCGCGAGCAGCGCCGCGAAGCGGGAGCGCGAGTACGGGTAGAGCACATCGACGACGAATCCGGTGGCGCTCGTGGTGCCCTCGATGTCGAGCACCACGGCGTCCACCTCGAACCGGAGGCTCACACCGCCGCCCGGTCCTTCGCGTACCCGGCCGCGATCGTGTCGTAGTCGGGGAAGCGCGCGGCGATGGCGGAGCCGGTGAAGCTGCCGATCCAGCCGTCCTCCTCGTGGAAGAACCGGATCGCGGTGAACGCCGGCGCGGTGCCCATGTCGAACCAGTGGGTCGTGCCGCGCGGTACGCCCAGCAGATCGCCCTTCTCGCAGAACACGGCGTGCACCTCGCCGTTGACGTGCAGATAGAAGATCCCGGAGCCCGAGACGAAGAAGCGGACCTCGTCGTCGTCCTCGTGCGTGTGCTCCTGGAGGAACTTCTCCCGTGCGGCCTTCGCCTTCACCGGGTACTCGGGATCGTCGCTCGGGTGCAGCCCGAGGACATCGACCGTGGTGAAACCCTCCTCGGCGTTCAGCCTGTCGATCTCCGGCCCGTAGGCGGCGAAGACGGCGTCGCTGCCGGCGTCCTCGGGGAGTTCCTCGCGCACGGGCCACTGCTCGTAGCGCACACCGAGCGGCGCGAGCGCGGCGGCGATCTCCACGGGGTCGGCGGTGCGGCGCACGGTGGTCTCGGGGCCCGACTCCGGCCACGTCGTCAGCAGGGTCATGGAAACAACTCCGGAAGGTGGAAGGGATGTACGGGATGAGGCGCGGCGGTGGCGGCGGGCTGTGTCCGAATGGCGGACACGGGGCCGGAGCGGACGGGAGGCGGTGGTACGGGGCGCGCGGCCGGGCGGGGCGTGGTGTCAATCGCCGCACGCCGCGCCGGTACAGCGTCGTACCGCTGTCGCGCCTGGTGTTCCCATCGGATGCCTCACTGTCCCGGGCCGGGTGCCGGTCCCGGAATGGTAACCCCCGGCGGTACGGGCGGGCACGTGCGGCGAAGGCGTTGTCTCACTCCATGAGAAGCCGTCCACCGATGTTGCTCAGCGCCCCGCCCGCGCGCGGTGTGCACAACACCGTGCGCGAACCGCGGGGCTCAGGCCGCGTCGGGCACCGCGCCGCTGCTGCCCCGGAAGGCGGGGTGGTCGCCGAGGCGGCGTACGTACTCCCGGAGCCGAGGGTACGCGCTGAGGGTGCCGGCCGGGACGAGGGGGACGAGCGCCACCCACAGGTCCACATCCGCGGCCGTCAGGTCATCGCCCAACGCGTGGCTCGTTCTGGTGAGTTGGTGCTCCAGCAGGCTCAGTGCCGACGATCGCGCGGCGGCCGGCGCGGCCGGGGTGACGTTCCGGTCCAGCAGATCGCGGAGTGTGTCGATCTCCGGGGCGAGGGCCGGCGGGTGCAGGACGGGGCGGGAGCCGTCCGAGCAGGAGAGCGGGCCGGCCAGGTCGCCGAGGATGTCGGAGGTGCGGTTGCTGACGATGCGCCCGCTCCAGCGGTCGCGCAGCGCGGGCGCCGTCAGCGGGCCGTCGTAGTGGTGCACCGTGGCCTCGTACGCGCCACGCAGCGACGCGAAGGCGTCGGGCGTCTCGGCGGGGTGGGTCAGGAGTGTGGTGGCGACCGAACCGTCGAGGCCGAGCAGGCCGAGAGTGATCGAGATACGCAGCGAGCGGGGACAGCTCGCCCGCAGAAAGAGGTCGTAGCGGTGCGGCACCGGGTAGAAGCCGCCGGCGAGGCCGACGCCGATCCGGCTGCGGAAGCGGTACGGACGGGTGCGGGTCGCGGCCGTCCCGGGCCGGGGCCCCGAGGCGGACTGACTCTGCCGGCAGCCACGGGTAGTGGCGGCGCCGGCGCTGCGCGAAGCTGTCTCGGGCATGACTCTCCCTTGGGGGAACGAGGAGGCCACCGCGGCCTTGTGGGCGTCAGGGGCCTGATGCGGGGGTGACGTGCGAGGGCGACTGCGGGCGACCGCGCTGCCGCGCACCGGTCCGGATCGGACGGACCGGTCACGGATCAGTAGGCGCTGGAGACCCGCTGGAGATCGATGTGCAGGCGCCTCGTCAAGCCGTTCCGCGGCAGTGCCACCCGTGCCACCCGTCCTACCCTCGGGGCCCGCGAGACGCGAGACCGCGCTTGTCCCGCCGCGTCGGCGGAACCCGGTCGTCACCCGGAGCACCCCGTCGCGGTGGAAGGGTTGCCTGTCGGCGGGCCGGGGCCGAAGACCACGGGAGCGGGACGAACCCGCGCCGTGGCGCTGACAATCGTGACCGTCCACGCCAGTCTGGGCGCGCTCCGTGACGCCGTCAAGAAGGCCGCGCGTACGGTCTCACGTGGTGGTCACTCGCGTTGACATCCTTTTCGGGGCATGC encodes the following:
- the mtnC gene encoding acireductone synthase, yielding MSLRFEVDAVVLDIEGTTSATGFVVDVLYPYSRSRFAALLAERADDPEVARAVAGVRELLGEPDADAVRVEKALGQWLDEDRKATPLKTLQGIVWSEGFARGELVSHFYDDVVPVLRRWHADGVHLHVYSSGSVAAQRAWFTSSPEGDLLPLVSGLYDTENAGPKQEPESYRRIAAATGGVPERLLFLSDRPGELDAARAAGWHAVRIRRPGEPYYEQDLGGHPEAGTFDEITISARSNP
- a CDS encoding glutathione S-transferase C-terminal domain-containing protein; this translates as MPETASRSAGAATTRGCRQSQSASGPRPGTAATRTRPYRFRSRIGVGLAGGFYPVPHRYDLFLRASCPRSLRISITLGLLGLDGSVATTLLTHPAETPDAFASLRGAYEATVHHYDGPLTAPALRDRWSGRIVSNRTSDILGDLAGPLSCSDGSRPVLHPPALAPEIDTLRDLLDRNVTPAAPAAARSSALSLLEHQLTRTSHALGDDLTAADVDLWVALVPLVPAGTLSAYPRLREYVRRLGDHPAFRGSSGAVPDAA
- a CDS encoding putative leader peptide translates to MARVALPRNGLTRRLHIDLQRVSSAY
- a CDS encoding 1,2-dihydroxy-3-keto-5-methylthiopentene dioxygenase, giving the protein MTLLTTWPESGPETTVRRTADPVEIAAALAPLGVRYEQWPVREELPEDAGSDAVFAAYGPEIDRLNAEEGFTTVDVLGLHPSDDPEYPVKAKAAREKFLQEHTHEDDDEVRFFVSGSGIFYLHVNGEVHAVFCEKGDLLGVPRGTTHWFDMGTAPAFTAIRFFHEEDGWIGSFTGSAIAARFPDYDTIAAGYAKDRAAV